Proteins encoded in a region of the Mycolicibacterium duvalii genome:
- a CDS encoding glutamate--cysteine ligase: MSSAAADTRIEFAGSARPTVGVEWEFALVDAESRDLSNEAVSVIAELGENPRVHKELLRNTVEIVTGICENSGQAMDDLAATLRPVREIVRQRGMELFCAGTHPFAHWSVQKLTDAPRYAELIKRTQWWGRQMLIWGVHVHVGVSSAHKVMPIITSLLHYYPHLLALSASSPYWDGEDTGYASNRSMMFQQLPTAGLPFHFQEWREFEGFVSDQKKTGIIDHMNEIRWDIRPSPHLGTIEVRIFDGVSNIHELSALVALTHCLIVDLDRRFDAGETLPVMPPWHVQENKWRAARYGLDAIVILDADSNERLVTDDLDELLERLAPVAKSLRCSDELARVADIYRTGASYQRQRRVAEEHDGDLRAVVDALVGELVV; the protein is encoded by the coding sequence GTGTCATCGGCCGCGGCTGACACCCGGATCGAGTTCGCCGGGTCGGCCCGGCCGACCGTCGGTGTGGAATGGGAGTTCGCACTCGTCGACGCCGAGAGCCGGGACCTCAGCAACGAAGCCGTCTCGGTGATCGCCGAACTGGGCGAGAATCCGCGCGTGCACAAGGAGTTGCTGCGCAACACCGTGGAGATCGTCACCGGGATCTGCGAGAACTCCGGGCAGGCGATGGATGACCTGGCCGCCACGCTGCGACCGGTACGCGAGATCGTGCGGCAGCGCGGCATGGAGTTGTTCTGCGCGGGCACGCATCCGTTCGCGCACTGGTCTGTGCAGAAGCTGACCGATGCGCCCCGCTACGCGGAGCTGATCAAACGGACGCAGTGGTGGGGCCGGCAGATGCTGATCTGGGGCGTGCACGTCCACGTCGGGGTGAGCTCGGCGCACAAGGTGATGCCGATCATCACCTCGCTGCTGCACTACTATCCGCATCTCCTCGCGTTGTCGGCGTCGTCACCGTACTGGGACGGCGAGGACACCGGATACGCCAGCAACCGGTCGATGATGTTCCAGCAGCTGCCGACCGCCGGGCTGCCGTTCCATTTCCAGGAGTGGCGCGAGTTCGAGGGTTTCGTCTCGGACCAGAAGAAGACCGGGATCATCGACCACATGAACGAGATCCGTTGGGACATCCGCCCTTCGCCGCATCTTGGCACCATCGAGGTACGGATCTTCGACGGGGTGTCCAACATCCACGAGCTCTCCGCATTGGTGGCGCTGACGCACTGCCTGATCGTCGACCTGGACCGCCGGTTCGATGCGGGCGAGACGTTGCCGGTGATGCCGCCCTGGCACGTGCAGGAGAACAAGTGGCGCGCCGCCCGTTACGGGTTGGACGCGATCGTCATCCTGGACGCCGACAGCAACGAGCGGTTGGTCACCGACGACCTCGACGAGCTGTTGGAACGTCTTGCGCCGGTGGCGAAGTCACTGCGGTGCTCCGACGAACTGGCCCGGGTGGCCGACATCTACCGCACCGGCGCCTCCTATCAGCGTCAGCGCCGCGTCGCCGAGGAGCACGACGGTGACCTGCGAGCGGTGGTCGACGCGCTGGTCGGCGAGCTGGTGGTCTGA
- a CDS encoding SAM-dependent methyltransferase — MTLPHAENWGADEGVGRTALGVAMARAQESSSQCPLFTDPFSHLFVDAAAAMTPRLSEQQQCSATSYAATRTKWFDDYFLSASAAGLAQVVMIAAELDTRAWRLPWLPDTVVYEVDRPKLLQFKVETLKVSGAQPNTAYVPVPADLHDDWPQALRDAGFDPCEPTAWSVEGLLPCISTAAQHRLFERIGLYSARGSRIAVEAGLPPDGADVAAWLCAQRWEVTSIDAAELFSRYHRAAAPGGDESLGRNIFVEGRLL; from the coding sequence ATGACTCTCCCCCACGCTGAGAACTGGGGCGCCGACGAAGGCGTCGGCCGCACCGCGCTCGGCGTGGCCATGGCCCGGGCCCAGGAAAGCTCGTCGCAGTGCCCGCTGTTCACCGATCCGTTCTCGCACCTGTTCGTCGACGCTGCCGCCGCGATGACCCCCCGACTGTCCGAGCAGCAACAGTGCTCGGCGACCAGCTATGCCGCCACCCGGACCAAGTGGTTCGACGACTACTTTCTGTCCGCCAGTGCGGCCGGCCTGGCCCAGGTCGTGATGATCGCGGCGGAACTGGACACCCGCGCCTGGCGGCTGCCGTGGCTGCCCGACACCGTGGTCTACGAGGTGGACCGGCCGAAGCTGCTGCAGTTCAAGGTCGAGACGCTGAAAGTCTCCGGCGCTCAACCGAACACCGCGTACGTGCCGGTGCCCGCTGACCTGCATGACGACTGGCCGCAGGCACTGCGAGACGCGGGTTTCGACCCCTGCGAACCCACGGCGTGGTCGGTGGAAGGGCTGTTGCCGTGCATCTCCACGGCGGCTCAGCACCGACTGTTCGAGCGGATCGGCCTCTACAGCGCCCGCGGCAGCCGGATCGCGGTCGAGGCCGGCCTCCCCCCGGACGGAGCCGACGTGGCGGCATGGCTGTGTGCGCAGCGCTGGGAGGTGACATCGATCGACGCCGCGGAACTGTTCAGCCGATACCACCGCGCGGCCGCTCCCGGAGGCGACGAATCACTCGGGCGCAACATCTTCGTCGAGGGCCGACTGCTCTAG
- a CDS encoding peptide deformylase, with amino-acid sequence MAVRPIRIVGDPVLHTATEPVPVAEDGSLPADVADLIADLYDTMDAAHGVGLAANQIGVSRRVFVYDCADARGKTLRRRGVVVNPVLETSDVPETMPDPEDDDEGCLSVPGESFPTGRASWARVTGLDADGAPITIEGTDLFARMLQHETGHLDGFLYLDRLIGRNARSAKRAVKSHGWGVPGLSWMPGEDPDPFGH; translated from the coding sequence ATGGCCGTACGTCCGATCCGCATCGTGGGCGATCCCGTTCTGCACACCGCCACCGAGCCGGTGCCGGTCGCCGAGGACGGTTCGCTGCCCGCCGATGTCGCCGACCTCATCGCCGATCTCTACGACACGATGGACGCCGCCCACGGAGTTGGGCTGGCCGCCAACCAGATCGGGGTGTCCCGGCGGGTCTTCGTCTACGACTGCGCCGACGCGCGGGGCAAGACCCTGCGTCGGCGCGGGGTCGTGGTCAACCCGGTACTGGAAACGTCAGACGTTCCCGAAACCATGCCCGACCCCGAGGACGACGACGAGGGCTGCCTGTCGGTGCCCGGCGAGTCCTTCCCGACCGGACGCGCGTCGTGGGCGCGGGTGACCGGACTCGACGCCGACGGCGCACCGATCACCATCGAGGGCACCGATCTGTTCGCCCGGATGCTGCAACACGAAACCGGGCACCTCGACGGCTTCCTCTATCTGGACCGATTGATCGGCCGCAACGCCCGCAGCGCCAAGCGCGCCGTCAAATCCCACGGCTGGGGCGTACCCGGGCTGTCCTGGATGCCCGGCGAGGATCCCGATCCGTTCGGGCACTGA
- a CDS encoding LytR C-terminal domain-containing protein, which yields MNQRDSSGLPLRAMVMVLLFLGVVFLLVALQSLGGGSDDEESSVAATTTTTTSATPTSAEPARPEVRVFNISEVAGAAEATANRLRDEGWTVAETGNLALPETTVTTVYFSDAPGEQQAAEDIGRLLEAPVAPRVPPLVEQPPGVIVAVIG from the coding sequence ATGAACCAGCGAGATTCCTCAGGGCTGCCCCTGCGCGCCATGGTGATGGTCCTGTTGTTCCTCGGCGTGGTTTTCCTGTTGGTGGCGCTGCAGTCGCTGGGCGGCGGCTCCGACGACGAGGAGTCGTCGGTCGCGGCCACGACCACCACCACCACCTCAGCGACGCCGACCTCGGCCGAACCGGCCCGGCCCGAGGTGCGGGTGTTCAACATCTCCGAGGTTGCCGGCGCCGCGGAGGCGACCGCCAACCGGTTGCGCGACGAGGGGTGGACCGTCGCCGAGACCGGGAATCTGGCGCTGCCCGAAACCACCGTGACCACGGTGTACTTCAGTGATGCGCCGGGCGAGCAGCAGGCCGCCGAGGACATCGGCAGGCTGCTCGAAGCGCCGGTCGCTCCCCGGGTGCCGCCCCTGGTGGAGCAACCACCGGGCGTGATCGTCGCGGTCATTGGCTAG
- a CDS encoding Na+/H+ antiporter subunit E — translation MRAMALRIWLVCWLVLVWLLLWGSVSAANILSGLAVALVIMLLLPLPPVPVEGRVHLLSLIRLVLMVAGRLVVSSAQVAWLAIRPGPPPMSAVLRAHVNVKSDLVLALAANIINLTPGTIALEIDQPRRLMYIHVLGVDNDRALQSFYHQISSLEKLLVTAFERDADWQPSAREQDSR, via the coding sequence ATGCGTGCGATGGCGCTGCGGATCTGGCTGGTGTGCTGGCTGGTTCTGGTGTGGCTGCTGCTGTGGGGCAGCGTCTCGGCGGCCAACATCCTGTCCGGCCTGGCCGTCGCGCTGGTCATCATGCTGCTGCTTCCGCTGCCGCCGGTGCCGGTCGAAGGCCGGGTGCACCTGCTCTCGCTGATCCGGCTGGTCCTCATGGTGGCCGGTCGGTTGGTGGTGTCGTCGGCGCAGGTCGCCTGGCTGGCCATCCGCCCGGGCCCGCCCCCGATGTCGGCAGTGCTGCGCGCGCACGTCAACGTGAAGTCGGACCTGGTGCTGGCGCTGGCCGCCAACATCATCAACCTGACGCCGGGCACCATCGCGCTGGAGATCGATCAGCCCCGCCGCCTGATGTACATCCACGTTCTCGGCGTCGACAACGACAGGGCGCTGCAGAGCTTCTACCACCAGATCTCGAGTCTGGAGAAATTGTTGGTCACGGCGTTCGAACGCGACGCCGATTGGCAACCGTCGGCACGGGAACAGGATTCGCGATGA
- a CDS encoding monovalent cation/H+ antiporter complex subunit F gives MNVVWTAAGVMLAAAAIATMLRMLMGPTTLDRLVALDTLVAVTMCAVGTWAAFSRDTTVTYSLTALALITFVGSVSVARFRVPDVADPAEKGPER, from the coding sequence ATGAACGTCGTCTGGACAGCGGCGGGCGTGATGCTGGCCGCAGCTGCCATCGCCACCATGCTGCGGATGTTGATGGGTCCGACCACCCTGGACCGGCTGGTGGCGTTGGACACGCTCGTCGCGGTGACGATGTGTGCCGTGGGCACCTGGGCCGCATTCAGCCGCGACACCACGGTCACCTACAGCCTCACCGCGCTGGCCCTGATCACCTTCGTCGGCTCGGTGTCCGTCGCGCGCTTCCGCGTCCCCGATGTCGCCGATCCCGCCGAGAAAGGACCCGAGCGATGA
- the sodC gene encoding superoxide dismutase[Cu-Zn], translated as MRRTVAATLFAAPALVLSACSPPGEVPSDTPGTTPAIWTGSPSPTAGPDEHGSGHGGTAAGSGETLSADIRNAEGTTVATADIQFGDGYATVTVETTGQGRLTPGFHGLHIHSVGKCEPDSVSPTGGAPTDFGSAGGHLHSARDNEGHPAKGDLSALQIRQDGEGMLVTTTDAFTAEDLLAEGGTAIMIHEKPDNYANIPPERYQQINGDPPPDQTTLDTGDAGARVACGVIGRG; from the coding sequence ATGCGTAGGACTGTCGCCGCCACCCTGTTCGCCGCGCCCGCACTCGTGTTGAGCGCCTGCTCGCCCCCGGGGGAGGTCCCGTCCGATACGCCGGGCACCACTCCGGCCATCTGGACCGGGTCGCCGTCGCCCACAGCCGGGCCTGACGAGCACGGATCGGGTCACGGGGGTACCGCCGCCGGTAGCGGAGAGACGTTGAGCGCCGACATCCGCAATGCCGAGGGCACCACCGTGGCCACCGCCGACATCCAGTTCGGCGACGGCTATGCCACCGTCACCGTCGAGACCACCGGGCAGGGCCGGCTGACGCCGGGCTTCCACGGTCTGCACATCCACTCGGTCGGCAAGTGCGAGCCCGACTCGGTGTCGCCGACCGGAGGCGCGCCCACCGACTTCGGTTCCGCGGGCGGCCATCTGCACAGCGCCCGGGACAACGAGGGCCACCCGGCCAAGGGGGACCTGTCGGCGCTGCAGATCCGGCAGGACGGCGAAGGCATGCTCGTCACCACCACCGACGCGTTCACCGCCGAGGATCTGCTGGCCGAGGGCGGCACGGCCATCATGATCCACGAGAAGCCCGACAACTACGCCAACATCCCGCCGGAGCGCTACCAGCAGATCAACGGCGACCCGCCACCGGACCAGACCACCCTGGACACGGGCGACGCCGGCGCGCGGGTGGCGTGCGGTGTCATCGGCCGCGGCTGA
- a CDS encoding DUF3263 domain-containing protein, giving the protein MDGAIARAEQSGDDTEPADGLSRREHDILAFERQWWKYAGSKEDAIKELFSMSATRYYQVLNALVDRPEALAADPMLVKRLRRLRASRQKARAARRLGFDVT; this is encoded by the coding sequence ATGGACGGCGCCATCGCGCGGGCTGAGCAGTCCGGGGACGACACCGAACCCGCCGACGGCCTGAGCCGTCGGGAGCACGACATCTTGGCCTTCGAGCGGCAATGGTGGAAGTACGCGGGGTCCAAGGAAGACGCCATCAAGGAGTTGTTCTCGATGTCGGCCACCCGGTACTACCAGGTGCTCAATGCCCTGGTGGACCGCCCCGAGGCGCTGGCTGCCGACCCGATGCTGGTCAAGAGGCTGCGCAGGCTGCGGGCCAGCCGGCAGAAGGCGCGGGCCGCGCGTCGTCTCGGCTTCGATGTGACCTGA
- a CDS encoding N-acetylglutamate synthase, CG3035 family, translated as MPEAGARVSLRYRLPPGEVPPLTDAVGRLLETAPAVLVQTRSGEVVTIDPADVVAVRVLPEVPVRTGAIRNLEHAAALAWPGTEQQWVDGWFLRHGGATRRANSAVPLRFTSHSEIAAVARWYADRGLPALISAPDRLFRIPGGVPTDAENLVMASEIGTDTDAAAPIEVSAVPGDRWLELYQRDVPIEVLTAVVDGQVGFGSLADAAVGRVALTEAPDGTRWAGISAVRVAESARRQGLARTLCTGLLGWARQRGATQAYVQVVVENTGARSLYESMGFWVHHRSRYVRADALL; from the coding sequence ATGCCGGAGGCCGGGGCCCGGGTCAGCCTGCGCTACCGGTTACCGCCGGGAGAGGTCCCACCGCTGACCGATGCGGTCGGCCGCCTCCTCGAGACCGCGCCGGCTGTCCTGGTACAGACCAGAAGTGGCGAGGTCGTCACGATCGACCCGGCCGACGTGGTGGCCGTGCGCGTGCTGCCCGAGGTGCCGGTGCGCACCGGCGCGATCCGCAACCTCGAGCACGCCGCAGCACTGGCCTGGCCCGGCACCGAGCAGCAGTGGGTCGACGGCTGGTTCCTGCGCCACGGCGGCGCCACCCGCCGCGCCAATTCCGCTGTGCCGCTGCGCTTCACCTCCCACAGTGAGATCGCTGCCGTGGCCCGATGGTATGCCGACCGTGGCCTCCCGGCCCTGATCTCCGCGCCGGACCGGCTCTTCCGGATCCCCGGCGGCGTCCCGACGGACGCCGAGAACCTGGTCATGGCAAGCGAAATCGGCACCGACACCGACGCTGCGGCCCCGATCGAGGTGTCTGCCGTGCCGGGTGACCGCTGGCTCGAGCTCTACCAGCGGGACGTGCCGATCGAGGTGCTGACCGCCGTCGTCGACGGTCAGGTCGGGTTCGGCTCGCTGGCCGATGCCGCGGTGGGCCGCGTCGCGCTGACCGAGGCTCCCGACGGGACGCGGTGGGCCGGCATCTCGGCGGTGCGGGTGGCCGAGTCCGCGCGCCGGCAAGGCTTGGCGCGAACGCTGTGCACCGGGCTGCTGGGCTGGGCGCGGCAACGCGGAGCAACACAGGCCTACGTGCAGGTGGTGGTCGAGAACACCGGCGCGCGCTCGCTCTACGAGTCGATGGGCTTCTGGGTGCACCATCGGTCGCGGTACGTGCGCGCCGACGCTCTACTGTGA
- a CDS encoding exodeoxyribonuclease III yields MRLATWNVNSIRARVDRVTDWLSRADVDVLAMQETKCSDDQFPTMPFAALGYEVVHCGFNQWNGVAIASRVGIDDVAVGFDGQPTWSDKPDAEAAAEARALGATCDGVRVWSLYVPNGRTVDSPHYAYKLEWLAALRKTASDWLTTDPAAPIALVGDWNIAPTDEDVWSVEFYRHSTHVTPPERDAFAAIVEAGFTDVVRPHTPGPDVFTYWDYTQLRFPKNRGMRIDFILGSPALAERVEHAEIVRDERKTGKNRVGSPSDHAPVLVTLR; encoded by the coding sequence ATGCGTCTGGCCACCTGGAACGTCAACTCCATCCGCGCGCGGGTGGACCGGGTCACCGACTGGCTGTCCCGCGCCGACGTCGACGTGCTGGCGATGCAGGAGACCAAGTGCTCCGACGACCAGTTCCCGACCATGCCGTTCGCCGCGCTGGGCTACGAGGTCGTGCACTGCGGCTTCAACCAGTGGAACGGGGTGGCCATCGCCTCGCGGGTCGGCATCGACGACGTCGCGGTGGGTTTCGACGGCCAGCCGACCTGGAGTGACAAACCCGACGCCGAAGCCGCCGCGGAAGCACGCGCGCTGGGTGCGACGTGCGACGGAGTGCGGGTGTGGAGCCTCTACGTCCCCAACGGGCGCACGGTCGACTCACCGCACTACGCCTACAAGCTGGAATGGCTTGCCGCGCTCCGCAAGACAGCTTCCGACTGGCTCACGACGGACCCCGCGGCGCCGATCGCGCTGGTCGGCGACTGGAACATCGCCCCGACCGACGAGGACGTCTGGAGCGTGGAGTTCTACCGGCACAGCACCCACGTCACCCCACCCGAACGCGACGCGTTCGCGGCCATCGTCGAAGCCGGCTTCACCGACGTGGTCCGCCCGCACACGCCCGGCCCGGACGTGTTCACCTACTGGGACTACACGCAGTTGCGGTTCCCGAAGAACCGCGGCATGCGCATCGATTTCATTCTCGGCTCACCGGCTCTGGCCGAGCGTGTCGAGCACGCCGAGATCGTCCGCGACGAACGCAAGACCGGCAAGAACCGGGTGGGCAGTCCCAGCGACCACGCGCCCGTGCTGGTGACACTGCGGTAG
- the mnhG gene encoding monovalent cation/H(+) antiporter subunit G yields MTVADIVTSVLVLSGSALALSAAIGVVRFPDTLARMHAATKPQVLGLLLVLAGAAIRLRGNVDFGMLILTGMFTVITAPVIANRVGQLAYREQNIRDDLLTRDEMLESAADREPGGHDSPPR; encoded by the coding sequence ATGACCGTGGCCGACATCGTCACCAGCGTGCTGGTCCTGTCCGGGTCGGCGCTGGCGCTGAGTGCCGCCATCGGCGTGGTCCGCTTCCCGGACACCCTGGCACGCATGCACGCGGCGACCAAGCCCCAGGTGCTGGGTCTGCTGCTGGTGCTGGCCGGCGCGGCGATCCGCCTGCGCGGCAACGTCGACTTCGGCATGCTGATCCTGACCGGGATGTTCACCGTCATCACCGCACCGGTGATCGCCAATCGGGTCGGCCAGTTGGCCTACCGGGAGCAGAACATTCGCGACGATCTGTTGACCAGGGACGAGATGCTTGAATCCGCCGCCGATCGGGAACCCGGCGGGCATGACTCTCCCCCACGCTGA
- a CDS encoding Na+/H+ antiporter subunit D translates to MIENFATTFTPLPVLVPLLAAAATLFAGRRPRLQRAIAIVALSVVVAVAAVLTYLADHAGTIALQVGGWGPTEDGLGPLGITLVVDRLSALMVLVSSIVLLVVVFYAIGQGIRDGDGRQPVSIFLPTYLVLSTGVFMAFLAGDLFNLFVGFEVLLIASFVLLTIGGSKERVRAGVSYVMVSMVSSLVFLLGIGLVYAATGTLNLAELSLRLADIPEGTRMALFAVLLVAFGIKAAVFPLSSWLPDSYPTAPAPVTAVFAGLLTKVGVYAIIRAHSLLFPGGGMDRVLLVAGLLTMLLGILGAIAQSDIKRLLSFTLVSHIGYMVFGVALSTQLGMSGAIYYVAHHILVQTTLFLVVGLIERQAGASTLQRLGGLAAASPLLAFVFVVPALNLGGIPPFSGFIGKVALLEAGAEVGSVLAWMLVAGSVVTSLLTLYVVARVWTKAFWRARKDAPEGHLSAAAPAVLLDDTEESMDVEYVDRDDVGRMPPGMLIPTGALIVVGLLLTVLAGPIVAYSDRAAQEVLDRSQYITAVLGDSR, encoded by the coding sequence GTGATCGAGAACTTCGCGACGACGTTCACGCCGCTGCCGGTGCTGGTGCCGCTGCTTGCCGCCGCGGCCACCTTGTTCGCCGGCCGGCGGCCGCGACTGCAGCGGGCGATCGCCATCGTCGCGCTGTCGGTCGTCGTCGCCGTCGCCGCCGTGCTGACCTACCTCGCCGACCACGCGGGCACGATCGCCCTGCAGGTCGGCGGGTGGGGTCCGACCGAGGACGGCCTGGGCCCGCTCGGCATCACCCTGGTCGTCGACCGCCTCTCGGCGCTGATGGTGCTGGTGTCGTCGATCGTGCTGCTGGTGGTGGTGTTCTACGCGATCGGCCAGGGCATCCGGGACGGTGACGGCCGCCAACCGGTGTCGATCTTCCTTCCGACCTACCTGGTGCTGTCGACCGGCGTGTTCATGGCGTTCCTGGCCGGCGACCTGTTCAACCTGTTCGTCGGCTTCGAGGTGCTGCTGATCGCGAGCTTCGTGCTGCTGACCATCGGCGGCAGCAAGGAGCGGGTGCGGGCCGGCGTCTCCTACGTCATGGTGTCGATGGTGTCCTCACTGGTGTTCCTGCTGGGCATCGGTCTCGTCTACGCCGCCACCGGCACCCTCAACCTCGCCGAACTGTCGCTGCGGCTGGCCGACATCCCCGAGGGCACGCGGATGGCGCTGTTCGCGGTGCTGCTGGTCGCCTTCGGCATCAAGGCGGCGGTATTCCCGCTGTCGTCGTGGCTGCCCGACTCGTATCCCACCGCGCCGGCGCCGGTCACCGCGGTGTTCGCGGGCCTGCTGACCAAAGTCGGGGTCTACGCGATCATCCGTGCGCACTCGTTGCTGTTCCCCGGCGGCGGGATGGACCGGGTGCTGTTGGTGGCGGGCCTGCTGACGATGCTGCTCGGCATCCTGGGCGCCATCGCGCAGAGCGACATCAAACGGTTGTTGTCGTTCACCCTGGTCAGCCACATCGGGTACATGGTGTTCGGCGTGGCGTTGTCCACCCAGCTCGGCATGTCCGGCGCGATTTACTATGTCGCCCATCACATCCTGGTGCAGACGACGTTGTTCCTCGTGGTCGGATTGATCGAACGCCAAGCCGGCGCCTCGACCTTGCAGCGGCTCGGCGGCCTGGCCGCCGCGAGTCCGCTGCTCGCGTTCGTCTTCGTCGTGCCGGCGTTGAATCTCGGTGGCATCCCGCCGTTCTCGGGCTTCATCGGCAAGGTGGCGCTGCTCGAGGCCGGCGCCGAGGTCGGGTCGGTGCTGGCCTGGATGCTGGTCGCGGGCAGCGTCGTCACCAGCCTGCTGACGCTCTACGTGGTCGCCCGGGTGTGGACGAAGGCATTCTGGCGCGCCCGCAAGGACGCCCCGGAAGGCCACCTGTCGGCCGCCGCCCCGGCGGTACTGCTCGACGACACCGAGGAGTCGATGGACGTCGAGTACGTCGACCGCGATGACGTCGGCCGGATGCCTCCCGGGATGCTGATCCCGACCGGCGCGCTGATCGTGGTCGGGCTGCTGCTGACGGTGCTGGCCGGGCCGATCGTCGCCTACAGCGACCGCGCCGCGCAGGAGGTCCTCGACCGCAGCCAGTACATCACCGCGGTGCTGGGGGACAGCCGATGA
- a CDS encoding LON peptidase substrate-binding domain-containing protein: MPTLPMFPLQVAMLPGEELPLRIFEPRYAALVRDCLATDDPAFGVVLIAAGREVGGGDERSDVGALAHITSYADQGAGRYRLECAMGERIRVLEWLPDDPYPRAVVEFWPDEPGRPVDVAAIRDIEDRMVALFERIAAQRGVEVRGRDIVAGADESGDAALWLYALTTRLPMGQADRYAVLSAPTVAERVAALSDAVDTVVAMVEFGLSD, translated from the coding sequence GTGCCGACGCTGCCGATGTTCCCGCTGCAGGTGGCCATGCTGCCCGGTGAGGAACTGCCGCTGCGGATCTTCGAGCCACGGTACGCCGCGCTGGTGCGGGACTGCCTGGCCACCGACGACCCGGCGTTCGGCGTGGTGCTGATCGCGGCGGGCCGGGAGGTCGGTGGGGGAGATGAGCGCAGCGATGTCGGAGCGCTGGCCCACATCACCTCCTACGCCGACCAGGGTGCCGGCCGGTATCGACTCGAATGTGCGATGGGCGAACGGATCCGGGTGCTCGAGTGGCTACCCGACGACCCGTACCCACGTGCGGTCGTCGAGTTCTGGCCCGACGAGCCCGGCCGGCCGGTGGACGTCGCCGCGATCCGCGACATCGAGGACCGGATGGTCGCGCTGTTCGAGCGGATCGCCGCCCAACGCGGGGTCGAGGTCCGCGGGCGCGACATCGTCGCCGGCGCCGACGAGTCGGGTGATGCCGCACTGTGGTTGTACGCGTTGACGACCCGGCTCCCGATGGGGCAGGCGGACCGCTACGCGGTCCTGTCCGCCCCGACGGTGGCCGAGCGGGTCGCGGCGCTGTCCGACGCCGTGGACACCGTGGTGGCGATGGTGGAGTTCGGGCTGTCGGACTGA